TCTTGTGCAATTTGCTTTCAAAAACAAACCAATCTTTGTCAAAATGCAAGTACAAACACCACAATTGAATCTAGATTTTCCAGTTGCGTTGCATGTGGAAGATTTTTCTGCCACTTATGTATCTTGTATATCCGAAGCAGCAATCCATGTAGTCCAATAGCTGCTCATTTCCTAAGTGAAAAACTTATTTGTGCTTTGTGTCAACACTTGAGTGTTCAGCCAACTGACAAGTTTGCTCAGTTTATCCACGACTTTTGTTCTCTTTTACCATCAAATACTCCCCTAATCAAATTTGACAAGTATAATATGAAATGGAAGACGCCTTATGGTTCTGTCAGTGTTGTAGAATCTGGAGGGATCTTGGAATCCAGAAGAGAGGCCTACTGCCAGCTTGAAACTGGACAAAGCTTAGAAGTTACATGCTCATATGATaggaatatattttatgGCGAGATTGGGAACAAGCTTGGTTATTATACACAATTCGCAAAAAATGGAATGTTAAGAGTCTATGGCCCATTTGAGACTTATGATGAAGCTGGAAGAAGGTGGGATTTGGATGCTCTCAAATACTATGGGGCAGAGAAAGCAATGAGAAAGGCATTCTTTCCAAAACTTTTGACCTGGCTTTCTCTCCCTCAAACTTTACAAAGATACTTCCTTGCTCCTTGGATTGTATGGTCAATGGATAAAGACGAAAGTTGTCAGAAATCCCAAAAAAAAGTTGGACTTACAAATAATCCTATCACCAAAACATACGATGTTATAATCATTGGAGCTGGAGTTTCTGGTCTCAAATCTGCAGAAGCCCTACTTAACAAAGGACTCAGTGTTCTTGTGCTAGAAGCTCAAAATATTCCTTTTGGGCGAATTTCCAGTTACAGCCAATGGACAAATCATAAAAGAAGACTTTCCAGTGAAATTTGCTTTTATAGAGAAAAAAGAGATACTAGGGAGAGCTCCAGAGAAGCTGATaggaaaaagaataatgaCGAAAATGCGGAAGAACTGGTTAGCCAACTTTCCGAGGAAACAGTTTCCATAGCAAATGAACTCATCCGGCTTTCTCTCGAGTTACTTGAAGAAGTTGTGATTGACATGTTTCATCCTCTTTCAACAGTTCTTGAGCCTCCaatcaaagaatttatGTGTAAAAGTGGAAATGATTACTTTGAAAGAGTGAATCCAGCTAAATTGGTCCTTCAGAGAATTAAGGAATTTGGAGAAACTGTCAACTGGAGGTGGATTCTTATTAACTACTGTCTTCCACTTTCCTTGAAAAGgttaaatattaagaatCTCTCCAGTTTCTCAAAAAAGTACATAGAAAAGGCAACATGTGGTGACTATGGAGAGAatctattcaaaaatatcgAACAGTTCTACTGGGAAAGACTTCCAAGATTTGTAGGATTTGAAGAACTCCCATGGAGGGAGTACTGGTGTTACCCCAAAAACAACCTTGAAAGACTTAAATTCTCTGCAAGCATATTCCATCATATCCAACTGCAGAAAGAATCTATTATAGAAAGAAGCTTTGATGAGTGTGATCTTATTGACTGTGAACTCCAAAAGTTAATCCAAAACAACGAAATACTTAATAATACTCATTTTAATAGTCCAGTTTCTGATATACTATACAATAACGAGACAGATCAGGTTAACGTTAGAATTAGTAATGGAACATGGTTCAGTTCTTCATGCGTTATTTGTACTCTTCCTATTGGAGTTTTAAAAAAGAGTGTCCAGTCATCTGAGAATAATCCCGGGAATTCTAATAAAGTACAAGGAGCTCAATGCCAACTTTCTAATATATCTTCATTTAAGAACTCCATCAAATTTATCCCACCATTGCCTTATGAAACTATTAGGTCCATTAAGCTATTGGAAATGAACAGCTACACtgagttatttttaaaacttaatattaatccaATTCTTTCTAACTCAGGGTCTACTCCAAGTACAAATTGCAACGCAATCTCTAGTTCTCCATCATCTATCATCACAACCTCAAACTCCGTCAAATGCGAAAAGGAGTCGGATATATACTTTTCGAGACTTGCAGATAAAATACACCATCTAGACCATCCATGCATAACTATGTATACCCATAAAGATATCCCAAATACAATCATGTGCGGAATTACTCCTCCCTTAGCCGAAAAGATATGTCCTCAGATGGAATCAGAGTCTGATTCAACTCTAAACCCAGAATTCTTGAGTCCTCAGCAGCTCGCGAATATTTGTTTTGGGATacttaaagaaatttctCCAAAAGATCTCGAAATTGAGCTTTTGGACTTTTATGTCAAAAGCTGGAAAGATGACCCCTATTACTTAGGAAGCATTCCAATTCATTCCAGCAATAGTAAGGAGtccaatattaatcaattaatcAAACCACATTTTGAGGGGCATTTGTATTTCGCAGGGGATGGAACTACTGTTGATGGATTTGGTTCTATTCAAGGAGCTCTTTTAAGTGCTAAAAGAGTGACTACCCAAGTTTCCCAATTTCTatctaattaattaattaactgTTTCAACTTCTAATTATTGATCTCTTTTGGTCCTAAAACTAAAAATAGTAAGAATCCAACAAATAAAAAGGATAATTCAGAAACCTTAGAACTTTATTGatctattatttaatatttagtCAATAAATATACTTAAAGTCGAAAATATTGTCCAAATAGTATTTTTGATGATTatccaaaataattaaatatgaaCTCCAAGTATAACTATGAACTTGGAAAGGCTTATCATTCAACTTTCCAAGGTTGCAAATTTGAatacaataattaattaaggtaatttttattctatatataattatatcGAGGTAAGCTTTAATTAACTCACAAAAATAGTATTCCGAATCATAATACAGCTCCAACAGTCGGCTTTGCATTTCTCTTATCGGAATCCCTCCTCCTTTTGTCAGAAGAAACACCTTTTGTTAAAGATCTACGACTAGCTCGATTGTTCTGCTGaacattttcatcattaatcATTTCATTAAACCTTGAATGTAAATTTCTTGGAGATGGAAGAACAACTCTGCTATCCCACATAACATATTTAGATCTATCAATATCATCAAACCATGGATGTAAAAGAGCGTTTTTACAAGATATCCTTTTGTTTGGATTACAAACCAATAATTTGGATAGCAAATCAATTGCAGAAGCATCAGCTAGCTTACAAAGGTTTTTAAGATTTTCCTGTACATTGCACGTCCACACAGGGAAGTTCTTGTCAAAGTATTTGAGCTTACCAATCTCAGGCCAACTTTCCTCAGTTGGGGTTCCAAAATACCTAAAAATCCTCCAGACCATATCTATTTCGCATTCTCCTGGAAGAAGTGCGTGACCGCCTCTTAGTAGTTCTGCCATTATACACCCAACAGACCAGACATCTACAGAAGgagaatatttatcaatCCCCAATAAGATTTCTGGAGCTCTATACCACATAGTAAGAACATCATGGGTATACTCTGGTATTGGTAGTCTGCAGGCCCTAGCAAGGCCAAAATCACCAATTTTAAGAACGCCATCCATTCCCATAAGTACGTTTTGTGGCTTCAAATCACGATGCATTATATTGTGAGAATGGCAATATGCCATGCCATTCAATAGCTGAAACATTAATTCTTTAGCCCATGCGGTATGTTCTGCTATTGGATTCTTTAAATCAGGATATCTATCCCTCAATTGCTGAGTGTGAACTTTACAGTGTTTTTTCAAATCATTTGCACAGAGCTCAAAAACTCCCATTAATAATGGAGAGCCATCTGTTGGCCTGCTATAATGAACCTCATATAAGTCAACTATATTTGGATGGTTTAAAGTACGTAATATATCCAACTCACGAATAGAAGTGGCAGGAACCCCTTCATCCTCGTGCTCTTCAAGGTGAAATAGCTTTATTGCCACAAGGTGGGTGGGGTTGTTTTGGTCATAAGCTTTCACAACTCGCCCGTATGTTCCACTTCCTAAATCTTGCAAAACTACATAACTTGTtgtttttgatttaatcACCGTAGTTTGTTgcatttcttcaaattaaGTAATTAACCTTGTGATTTgtatttttcttaaatttaaactcatataaactattaaaaaaattaatctCTTCCTTCTGAGTAAGAGCCAAATGCCAATAAGTTAATCCTTTTCCTTATTTAGCCTGTCCACTTAATTTTGCCACAACATAAGCTTTCTCTTAATATGTAGAAGTTTTAGTATAGtttgatttcttttttacCTATATTgcgaaaaaaaataacaattcACACTGCCAGGAGGCGAACCAAAAACTCTTCTTCTGATAAATCCTCTTCCACTAATCAATATTTCACGTGGTGGTATCTGCCACATGTAAAAAAACATTACTAACACACTCTGCACACCCCACATTGCCCGCCCAATTCTTGCATGCACCTCACAAATTAATGTCGATAATCATTTTAATGAATGTTTTAGCAAATTAACaatttattggaattaattatagccactaaaaaatattattaagtaAAATAGTTTAATCTAAATGAGAAATATGGCCTGAGATTTAAGTCTGTTCAACATTTATTCtggaaaaaattattgttgGATGTAGCAGAGTAAATGGTAGAACTTAAATCGagtaatgaatattttctaaGAAAGTGAAATTATATGGTATGACATTTCGTGCACcatatttctattttctgTTCTTGTTACATCTTCATATCTcgttttaaaataattttttcccattttatttctttattatagTCAAAACTAAGGCGGGCACGTGTGGGTTATGTAATTTTTGTTCCACTAGCATGGAgggaaataattaaattttagtGTGGAAACAAAAATTGTCACTTATGAAAggaagaatttattaatatatattttttttccttacTTAGAGTTATTGCacattcttctttatttaattaaattaaaagagCTGAAAGATGCTGATGGTTTGACAGGTTTAAGTTTGCTAGCCattaattaacttttttgaGTAAGAATAAGTTAGACGGAGTATAATTtagctttttttttgtttacattaagaaaaaaatgagtcTAGAAAATACTCATTTAGCTGAGAGTTCTGTAGGGGAATTTTCTATTCTGAAATATGTAAAGAGCGAAACTCTGGTAAATTTGTGGTTAACAGCATATTTCgagaaaagaattaaaaagaaacaGCTGATGAgcattaatattgatgaaagCGTTCAAgaaatcatcaaaattaCAAATTCGGAAAATCAATGGATCCCACTGAGGATTTCATGTGGTTTATTAACGGGTGTAGTTAAACTTTTTTGCCATAAAGTTGAATATCTTGATAACAAATGTACAACAGTATTCACAAGAATGCAGAACTTCAGTAAAAACTTGCACAAcaatccaaataatttgaattctagcaagtttattaataagGAAGGATCAAATCCCAAAATAGATAGGCCTCAAAATCATTCGAAACAACTAAAAAGTGTAATAGACATTGAGGATATAAATCTAACTCTGAATATAAATGAGAATTCAATAGAACAGTTGGAAATGGTTCCATTATCCCAAGTAACTGAGAGGAGCGAGaatcaaaatttggaaCTGACTTTGAGTCAAAGAAGCGACCAGAATCTTTATCAAGCAGGTTCAATGCCAATTTTACTAGATATGGAATTTGATGATTTCATTAAcaatgaagaaaatgaagatgcAGATGTAGAAATGATGATAGAAGATAGATTGATAGTCAATGAGTCAGGAGTAGAGATTGATTTGGAGgcaaatatagaaaaacGCCGTGGTGCAAGTGTGGATTTTGGTGAAATCTTGGCTAATGGACTAGAGGAAATTGGCTCCATTGAAAGAGGAAAACTGTCCGAACATGGTAGTAATGGAGATTTACTagatattgataatagCCACGAATATAGAGGAAGTATTAATACATTTAGAGCATCTCCCATTTCCGGCTCAAATAGAGATAGCATCGGAGGATTTTCAGCTGTTTTGGATACGCTTGAAGATTCTGGAAATAGATTGAGTATTTCAGGAATTACTGAAAGTATTTTGGACAAAAACtcaatattaaacaatatTTCAGCTTTGAATCTTCcagaaatatcaaaatctgTCAAAGTTAGTGAAGCTTATAGCGGAAGAGTAGGaacaaaaagaatgaaagtAATCGAGATTGCTCAAGATATTGTACTTTCTTCTAGGCCATTGGAAAATAGAGATAAAAGTCTAAGTATTGCTTTCTCTAATAGTAAATCGGATGtaaagatattgaaaaatttaattaatttaagtAAGAATTCTGAAATGGGGGTTTTAGGCCTCAACAAGACACTTCCAATACGACTTTCTGACGGATTCCTCATGAGTTTTATAAGTAATGAAGGACATAGagttaaaaatatcaagaaaaaaaccATCCAGAAAAACAATAAGtctttatttatatctGAGTCTGTTAAAAGAACTTCAAATCCTTCAATAGAAGCATACTCTTCATTTGAAAGCCTTGAAGACCATGCTGAACAGGAAATCTATACAAATTCTGTTTACGAAGAACTAAATCCCGATGAAGAATTCCAAATTAATACTCCTGTAAGAGGCAAAAAGTCGCAATCTCAAGAAGACTTTGACGAAAAGGATGAATTAACCTTTACTCCTTGgacaaattattttggtACTGCgcaaagaaatattataaacTTATCCCCAAATACTTACTATGATgatgagaaaaaaattcaatcGCTATTTTCATCAAGAGAGGTAAAAACaatggaatatttaaattctaaGTTTTCAAAAAGTGATAACCTAACTTTTGATGAACTTGTAAAAGGTAGCGACGCTTCTGTAGTTGCTCCCATTTTCGTCCAAATACTACATTTAAAGTCAAAGTCTATGATAGATATTCAACAAGAAGAACCATTTGGTAAGATTAGTATTTTCCCAGTAGTAAATAATGCACATAAAATAATGTAATTAGCtcacaaaatattatagtAGACAATATTTTATAAGTTATGAAAAGTTTTAATAGCATGTCTagttatattattttcaaaaaaaaaaaaaaacgcCGTTTTTACATTTCattttaacttttttaatcattcaatttatattttgcCGGTATGCTTTACTGCGCATgcatattatttaaaaaaatatttactacATGCGCATGTATGTGGACAGGTCAAAAAGTTGCATGCAACaaatttcttaaaaaaacttaatTAGAGCAGATTAGTAAAAAAGAGTAGGGAGTATTTTCTAGAAAATATGAAGAAAACAAGGTTAGATTGGTTGATTGccttttttctattttttggGGTATCATTAATAGAGGGTAAGAACGATGGAGGTATATTAGAATCAATCTTAGGAACAACTTTGAAGGAATTAGAGAAATCCATAATTGATACTCAGGATTTGGGAGAATCTAATGATACAAAGAAGTTGAACGAAACTCAAATATTAAGTGATGCATATGAAGCAAATATCAATAAAGATAGAGATAATGTGCCAGCAGCAACATCTTCACTATCTAAAGCTTATAATCCATTAAAACTTggagaattatttatagtACCATTAACTTCAGCAATAGCtgataattattatcataGTTATGGTCCAGATGGAAgagatttatttttaccAGAAAATGGTATCAGAAGAGGAATAAATCATTGGCTATCAGATGGaaattcaataaagaaGGATATAGTTTACTTTACAGGAATTCTTTCTGAGCCCAGAACAGTTTCAGGGATTGTAATTAACTGGGCTTCTTCTCCAGGAGAAGTTCGTATTGATGTTTCAAAAGATGGATATACCTTTGAGCAGGCAGTAGATTGGACTACAAATAGATTACCATCGAAAGAATTTGAGCAAAAGctatatttcaaagaaaagcCAATTCGTATTAGTAGAGTTAGAATCGGGATGAGAAACCCAATTCACACCTTCTTCGGAATTAATTTCACAGGTTTGTTAGTTGTTGGTGCTCCAATTGTTCAATTAACAAGTGGTATAACATCAATGACGGAAGAATTCTGTTGGcaaattgaaaatggtgatatttattcaaaggGTGCAGAGCTCGTATTAGGAAGTTGTATTGAAGCTGTGGCATCTGGAGATAGTAGAGAAATCTTTGAATTCAATAGTAAGGGTCAATTATTTAACCCAGTAAGTAAGTTGTGTGTACGACTTAAAGACAATGTTGTAGGTGGAGGAGCTCTGGTTTTGGATGATTGTCGTAAAGCTAGTGATGGAAGTGGATTATTCGAATTAATGCCAAACAATCAGCTCAGATTAGCTAGAGGTGGAAATCTATGCTTAACAAGTCCAGGAGATAAGCCAGGAGTCGCGAATGTTGCATTAAACTCAGCAGCCAGTTCCACAAGTGTGGTTAGAACAGGTATTGAGAATGGTCCAGCAATGGCTGTTGATGGAAAGGATACATCATATTGGTTGTCAGATTCTTTAACTCCTGGTAAAGATTCTGCAAATGTTAACTTTTTGATTGATACCGGTTCAGTTACAAAACTTAAAGATATCTTTATTGAGTGGAAATATCCTGCCATTGactttaatattgatttaagTGAAAATGGAAAGGAATATCAAACCCAAGTTTCTgtgaataataatggatTAATGTCAACCACTTATTCATTAGAAGGAAAGAAAGCAAGATATGtcaaaattcaaatgaCAATTCCAAGCCAAGATGAGACAGGGAAATATGTGTATGGTATCAAACAGGTGAGAATATTCAGTAATACTATGAGAAGTGCTGTTGAGGATTGTAGTAGTGTTAAACAACATAATGATGGTAGAGACAAAATATTCCCACTCCCATATAATGGTGATAATTTTGCACCCGGATTATTGTTAAAGGCTCACGGAATTAGTGTAAAGAATAGATTAAATGAATTACAAGAGCTTTCTGGTAAGGTAACTTCAATATTACCAAATTTGGATGCATGTAGAAAGACTTCTGATGGAAGAGATAACACATTAAAGATGCAGGCAACCAAATTAGGATTTTTGTCAGAAAAATTGGAGAAATTAACTTCCGACTATAATCTCGAGTATAAGTTTACGAAGCCAGCTTTAGGAGGTTCCGAGTTATATCCAGGGGAAGATTGTGTTGCTATTAAGAATGATAAGACTCAGGAAGCCATTAGTGGTTTTTATTATGTTAGACCATTCTGTTCAACCAAACCATTGAGAGTTTACTGTGATATGAACACTGGAAATACAATCTATCCAATGGAAATGAGTGTTCATTCTTCCAGAGCAGCTTCTTCAGCATGTGCAACTGTTGGATTAAAACCATTATTGTTAAGGGACAAAAAGGAATCTGTTGTAGGTATTAAGAAGATGTTGAATATGatgaatattaatgataatagaAGAGTTATTCCTTTGACTCACGACTTTGGTTGTGATAATCCTAAAGGATGCAATTCACAATTTACACAGTTAGGCAGTGGTGTTGAAGAATTTGTTGCTGCATCTCCTCAGGCAGCAGCTTCAAACTCTACATCTGGAGCACTTCCAGAACTGGTTCTTTGCAGTACAAATACCAATTTGAAGCATGAAAGCAATGCAATTTCCTTGTCTTGTGAAAGCAGATTCTCTGATATGAAGGTATTTAAATCATCTCCTCTCTTAACTTCAATTCTAGTCAAGTGTCCAACGTCATGCAATCCAGAAAATGGAGGAGTCGTAATAGGTTCTGATGTATACAGAGATGATAGCAGCATTTGTTTGGCAGCAATGCATGCTAATACTCTCAATAGATCAACTGGACTTGCTCAAATTACTCCAATTGAAGGGTTGGAAAGCTATGGAGCATCCATTAAAAATGGTATTTCTAGTGTTGCTTATACTGGAAAGCGTTGGAAGAAGAGTTTCGTAACTTCCAAATACGAAGGATTATGTCCAAGTGATAGTAGTCTTTCAATGTTAATTTCATTTGTAGAATTGGAAAATAAAGGAAATGAAAATGTTAACATTACCAGCAACTATACAATGCCTCAAGCAAAATCTCTTGGAATGGGAGTAGCTGTGGATACTTTTGAAGCAATCAATATGATGGAACGTTATATGGATAACATTGGTGGTATTACTTATTCTCCAGCAATGAAAGAGTCTATTGGTGGTAGCCAAGTTTTGGTTTCAAAGGTTAGAAGTCAGTTAAAACCAACTCAAATTATGGATTACCATACAAGAACTTCAGCTGATGATATGTTGGTAAGATTGCATACTGTCTCAAGTGTATTATACTATCATATGGAAGAAATCTTGGAGACAATTGTAGAACAGGAAGATCTATTAAACAAAGTTCGTGAACTGAAATCAACTCAAACAGGATTTGACAGCTTTAAGATGCCAATTAGTGATTTTATTCAGTTTGGTAAGATCTTCGAATCTTGGGATACTCCAGGATTAGTTAATGGAGTTGGAAACTGGAGAATTCTTTATGAACCAATTGGTGGAGGAGGAAGAAGTGGAGTTTTGGGTCAGACAAGTTCAGTTGGTCCAAATCTCCCTGATAGAACTGTAGCTATTGGATCCTTCTCAAGAATCAAGTATAAGAAATTCTATGATATTGATTATCATGTGGATGTTTATGTTGATAGTTACGAAGGTTCTTTTGGTTTAGCATTCAGAATGCAAAACTTCGAGAGATACTATCTTTTAGAGATTAATCAGAATAAAAATGGTGGATTTAAGAGACTGATTAGAGTTATGGATGGGCAGAAGAGTATATTATCCACTAAGTATGATGGTGGATATGTTACAGGTTCATGGCACCATGTCAGAATTCTTTTAACTGGCTCAAGAATTCAGATCTGGGTAGGAACCGAAGCTAACTCAGTACAAggagaaaataagaaatacTCAAGTCCAGTTAAAGTTTTCGATCTATATGACAGTACATTATTGTCAGGGTCTGTTGGATTCTTCTCGAGTGGAATTAAAGGAGGAGGAGTATactttgataatattaatattgaagctAAACCATGTACACAACCaacaataatatcatcattaCTAAGGCCAAGCGCACCTCCAACAGCTCCAGTTTGTAGCAGCTACAAGTCTGGCTCCTTTGGAGGAGTACATAATGAATTTATGTTTGTAGATCCAGAATTGTCCAATGATGGTCCTTCAAACTGGGAGTTCCGTTCAAATGTTGGAGGATTACAAACCAGATCATTGATCCAAACTAGTAATATTCACAGTATTAGCTCTGATAATATTGGTACTCATGCCATTTTGGGTGGAAATCGTCAATGTAACTCTGgagtatttgaatattcatTCTTCCCACAATGTCCAAATGGTATTATTGGTGGAATTATTCACTATGAATCAGAGTCAAACTATGTAATCTTTGAAATGGGATCATATTATTCCAGAATCAGAGCTATCAAGGATGGTGTAATTAAGACTATAGCATCTAATGTATTTGTTGGATACCAGGTTGGAGTTtggaataatattgaaatccAATTTGGTACTCTTGGAACAAAGATCCTTGCAAGTACCAATAACTATGGTAAGACACAATTATTGTACTCTGGTTCTCCATTGGGTATCCATGATGGTTCTGTTGGTCTCTCATCTTTCAGATGTCCAGGTGTTGCTTTCCAGACTATACAATTGAAGCCTTTGTCAACAATGAAAAGTATCTCAGGTTTATTTGTTGAAAAAGattcatcatcaaataCAAAAGAAGAAACCAAGACTCAGGATGGAAAGAATCttactactactacttCTGAATTCAATTTGGATAGTGAAATGACTTGTCAAGCTGATCACACTACTTTGAGAAAGAAGGACTGTGAGAAGCTTTCAGGGGGAAAACAATGTGAGACAAATTATTGTTCATACTGTTGTGAAAATAGTGCAAATAGAACAACAAAAGAACAATTAAAGTGTAAGCAGGAATGCCACAAAAAAGATGTTATGGATGAGCAGAGCAAAAAGGTATTAAAGAAACTTGGAGATTGTCACAGTGAAGATGCTATCAAATTATATTCTGATAAGTGTAATTTCACTGAAAGAAAAGGTCAATTCAGCATTAGTATGCTCAATGATGAATGGACTAAACAATTCGTATGCTTTGTAGATATGTGTCAGATGTGTTGCAATACTCAGCCTATGGATGGAGTCACAGAAGATTCCAAAGCTGACGAGGCATCACTATCAGAATGTTACTTACAATGTATTTTACAAGATTATAAAACAATGTCAATATCTAAAAGCAGgaaataaacaaattaattttatataaaatataactttcaataaatatatatatatatataataataataataataataaagaatgaGAAGACAAAAAGGAGGAAGTTCTGAAATAGAAAATCTCCAAAAACCTTAACATTCAACATCCAAGTGTTTGTCTTTGAGGATGAAACCACTCGGTGGAGGAGCATTACAGGAAGATTTGAGATCACTCAAAATAGCCTCAAGTTGTTTGCATTGACCTTTAATCGGAAAGGGATTTCCCTCTATTAATGTATATATTTGAGGTAATTTGAATCTCAGAAtataatcaataattttcatGAATTGATTCTTGAATtgagaaaagaagaaatgaGGAACGATTTGTGTTACAGCTAATACGacaaatacaaataatctATGAGGGGAGTTTTTATTTAGTAACTTTACAAGCCATAACCATATTTTACCAAAGTTTCCTCTCAGAATATTGATTGATAAGTAAAACCGAACTATTGAATTCAATctttttccaaaattttcttcagtttcattttcttttttattcaaatcttCAAGATTACTTGAGTATAATACCCGACACTCTGTAAGCATTAGGCCTTCAAGAAATgcttcaaattcatcattttcatccAGAATATAAACACAGGAATATGCATAGCTCCAAACTGAGTCAGGGAAAGCAGAGATCTGAGTCCAACATTGATCTATAAATAGGGATGCTGCCATATATAATCCATAGCTATACATTGGGGATTGAGTGTCAGAGGAAGTAATAGAAGTTGAAGAGGATCTTAGACCAGAAAGTAACTCCTTGATTCTCttagaagaagataaaATCTGTTGATGTGTGGATGATATTTGGTTAATCGAAAGTTGAATAGTCTTCTTTACATTCATCCTCGTAGACTTTATTGAGCTTTCTGTacttgaaataatttcctTATATTCACTGGAGTTCTGATAATTACTAATCTTTTCAATGTAGGCTTTTCCTTGTGTTTCAAAATTCGCTTCATTTTTGGGGTAATCTTGACTTAgattaaattcttttctttttgctTCCTCTTGAGCTTTTTgtctttcttcttcttgctccttttctttctttagCCTTAACTCCTCCTGTTCCTTTTTGAGCCTTAATTCCTCCTGctccttttctttcttcagTCTTAGTTCTTCCTGTTCCTTCTTTAGTCTTAATTCTTCTTGTTCTCTCTTTTCTCgttc
This Cryptosporidium parvum Iowa II chromosome 7, whole genome shotgun sequence DNA region includes the following protein-coding sequences:
- a CDS encoding hypothetical protein (protein with two motifs similar to flavin containing amine oxidases, no plasmodium ortholog) — protein: MMNNIFGEPRNEFWYRINEQAAIRRNHPENDLLQISDSYNTPGIKNRFEGLISSYYQENNGSKNLLMNTGYHKNVTDKNSTMDKKNIGSTSIIRFHSHFLNMMKKGLICFSCGSILRSNFGSKINSDINSIQTCPSNSDVTGFTCVVETCGRSICNPCLQFSRVHDVSLFNSELSTCIICEYQNEYNQRNPINPRAPIEWHWTFHTPEDLTFLRKVRSGLINGNGLHIELSGKRQGCWRRRKDGKRKHFSFKQHGGFFESRAVALEFKAVQIKAGGQDYQSAPLMITAIGESYSEIVPRRIHRGNQELHNHQRLILSSINDGSCAICFQKQTNLCQNASTNTTIESRFSSCVACGRFFCHLCILYIRSSNPCSPIAAHFLSEKLICALCQHLSVQPTDKFAQFIHDFCSLLPSNTPLIKFDKYNMKWKTPYGSVSVVESGGILESRREAYCQLETGQSLEVTCSYDRNIFYGEIGNKLGYYTQFAKNGMLRVYGPFETYDEAGRRWDLDALKYYGAEKAMRKAFFPKLLTWLSLPQTLQRYFLAPWIVWSMDKDESCQKSQKKVGLTNNPITKTYDVIIIGAGVSGLKSAEALLNKGLSVLVLEAQNIPFGRISSYSQWTNHKRRLSSEICFYREKRDTRESSREADRKKNNDENAEELVSQLSEETVSIANELIRLSLELLEEVVIDMFHPLSTVLEPPIKEFMCKSGNDYFERVNPAKLVLQRIKEFGETVNWRWILINYCLPLSLKRLNIKNLSSFSKKYIEKATCGDYGENLFKNIEQFYWERLPRFVGFEELPWREYWCYPKNNLERLKFSASIFHHIQLQKESIIERSFDECDLIDCELQKLIQNNEILNNTHFNSPVSDILYNNETDQVNVRISNGTWFSSSCVICTLPIGVLKKSVQSSENNPGNSNKVQGAQCQLSNISSFKNSIKFIPPLPYETIRSIKLLEMNSYTELFLKLNINPILSNSGSTPSTNCNAISSSPSSIITTSNSVKCEKESDIYFSRLADKIHHLDHPCITMYTHKDIPNTIMCGITPPLAEKICPQMESESDSTLNPEFLSPQQLANICFGILKEISPKDLEIELLDFYVKSWKDDPYYLGSIPIHSSNSKESNINQLIKPHFEGHLYFAGDGTTVDGFGSIQGALLSAKRVTTQVSQFLSN
- a CDS encoding cell division control protein 28 translates to MQQTTVIKSKTTSYVVLQDLGSGTYGRVVKAYDQNNPTHLVAIKLFHLEEHEDEGVPATSIRELDILRTLNHPNIVDLYEVHYSRPTDGSPLLMGVFELCANDLKKHCKVHTQQLRDRYPDLKNPIAEHTAWAKELMFQLLNGMAYCHSHNIMHRDLKPQNVLMGMDGVLKIGDFGLARACRLPIPEYTHDVLTMWYRAPEILLGIDKYSPSVDVWSVGCIMAELLRGGHALLPGECEIDMVWRIFRYFGTPTEESWPEIGKLKYFDKNFPVWTCNVQENLKNLCKLADASAIDLLSKLLVCNPNKRISCKNALLHPWFDDIDRSKYVMWDSRVVLPSPRNLHSRFNEMINDENVQQNNRASRRSLTKGVSSDKRRRDSDKRNAKPTVGAVL
- a CDS encoding RAD21-N-terminal like protein, with translation MSLENTHLAESSVGEFSILKYVKSETLVNLWLTAYFEKRIKKKQLMSINIDESVQEIIKITNSENQWIPLRISCGLLTGVVKLFCHKVEYLDNKCTTVFTRMQNFSKNLHNNPNNLNSSKFINKEGSNPKIDRPQNHSKQLKSVIDIEDINLTLNINENSIEQLEMVPLSQVTERSENQNLELTLSQRSDQNLYQAGSMPILLDMEFDDFINNEENEDADVEMMIEDRLIVNESGVEIDLEANIEKRRGASVDFGEILANGLEEIGSIERGKLSEHGSNGDLLDIDNSHEYRGSINTFRASPISGSNRDSIGGFSAVLDTLEDSGNRLSISGITESILDKNSILNNISALNLPEISKSVKVSEAYSGRVGTKRMKVIEIAQDIVLSSRPLENRDKSLSIAFSNSKSDVKILKNLINLSKNSEMGVLGLNKTLPIRLSDGFLMSFISNEGHRVKNIKKKTIQKNNKSLFISESVKRTSNPSIEAYSSFESLEDHAEQEIYTNSVYEELNPDEEFQINTPVRGKKSQSQEDFDEKDELTFTPWTNYFGTAQRNIINLSPNTYYDDEKKIQSLFSSREVKTMEYLNSKFSKSDNLTFDELVKGSDASVVAPIFVQILHLKSKSMIDIQQEEPFGKISIFPVVNNAHKIM